GTTTAAGAGCTCTTACACCCCTACACTCCCTCTCGCTCCTTAAGGTCCTCCGGTGGAAGGTTCCTCTCTACGCCTCTGACTAAACTGTCCTCAAGGGTGGCAGATCTTTCAGTGCTGTTGCTCCTAAGCCCTGAAACTCTCCACCCCAAGATTGTTCTTATATCACTTTTTTAAATCTCTAGACTTTTCTTTTTAGTCAGTATTTTGGTTTTTCCCTCTACTGTAAAGTGACCTTGAGActgtgaaaggtgctatataatcaaaacattattattattactattattattactgttattattattattacttttgaaGATTTCTGTCGATTGTAGTCGGATGTGGAATTAAATTGCTGCAATTCTGACATTTAAGATTTTTTATtagtaaatgttttacattaattggtaaacacacacattgacatttttgttaatttgaTCTTTAATGATTAATTGTTTAAATGCTCTACCAAGTCAGGAAAtgtaagtgtattttattaacaacaacTTTGTGTGGTTTTGAAACAGATCTCAAGACCTTATCCACCATGGCCAAACTGGACGACTGGGTCTCTGATCCTAAAATCAGTGAAAAACTGGTTAATGACCTGAAGGAGAAGCTTGCTCAGGGTGAAATGGAGGGTTTGGAGGATTATCTGAAGGACATAAAGCTGAAAAAGAGTCTGTGTCTCACTGCTAAAGAGATCAACGAGATCAGACAGAGAAAAGATCTTCGTTCATTTCTTACAGACGTTAAAGGAGCCAAATTTCCTAAAAATACACTTGACCACTTTTTTGAGAAGGTCAGAAGTAAGGCCTCAACAGCCAAGAAAAAGCCTGAACAGTACAGTAATTACGACGACTCCATaaaccataatgcagatgattTGAACAGCAGTGGATACGGATCTTCATGCAGCTCAAGTTTTAATAGCAGAGTGTTTCCTCACACTGTGTTCCCAAATGAGGACGTGTTCATATGTGAAGGTGTCACTGatgtcagtcacacacacaacatggaGGTCACGGATTACGAGTCCAAAAGCGCAGACCTAGACTTCAAAGCGGACGTTCCACACCCAACAGAAAACGCAGATCAGATTCAGCAAGCTGTCAGAAGCAGTGGAGGAACCAGGgaattaaaagaaaagcagGAAATGGACGACACTGACTGTCCTCCTCAAACATCCTCTCAAAACCTTTTTTAATGTTCCTCTGTTTGCCAAAAAGAGCAAGTTGTCCAGCTACAGTCCAAGCTACAGGACAAAGTCGATACCTCATTTGAAGAAAGAGCGGTGGTCTGGTTGTGGAAGGTTTGGAGCCAGAAGATAAGCAGCAGAGCAGTTACAATCATGGAGATGATTTTGATGAGCCGGATGGACCACAAGGAATGATCATTTTTCCAAAGCTTGAAGACGTTCCCCCTAGTACTTGGAGCCGAGACCTTCAACTACAGTCCGCAGATGGTGGACGGCTAGAAAAACGCACGGACACACTAAGGAACACGGGTGAAGAGCTTAAGAAAGCCAACTGCTCCAACATGTCTTCATTAAAGAACCCAAAACCAAAAAGAGAGAAGAGGAGGAACGTGGAAGGACAGCCGAACAGAAGAATCGAGCAGTACGGCACTGTGCTTTGTAACTGGTTAATGAATCAATGCAGCGGCAGTGAGGAGGAGTTCAAGAAATTATTCGACCGTATCTCAGTAAAACACGTAGTAGAACACAGCGAGTACCCGTTCTTCATAGCTGAAAACATCACAGTGTTTAAGAACCCACAAACTGGTGAAGAACAGATCATCGTCGTGAAGGATGAGAAGAAGAACTCCACAGAGAccacaagtctgatccattatcagatgtttgtgtgtgacaTTCAGAAAACTGTCCTCTTAGGTTCTAAAGAGCCTAAAGAGAAGCAGATCGGCTTTGAGGAGTCCGAGGTTCCTGTAAATCGCTGCCTGAGGAGCATCCTGGAGGTGTTCGCTCCTGCTCTCGCTGTGTTCAAAAATattcaaagaaaagaaagactGGACTCGTATCTGAAAACGATCCAAGGGCGGAAAGAAAATCCTCGTTAGTGTATTTGTGGAGGATCAGAGAACAGTACATGGAACAGGAGTTTTGCCTAGGTtacaaacccaaactgtcatcttaCGCTGGGAAAATACGTCCATTTGTTCAGATATAATCCAAGATTTTGATTATTTCTCAATATTTTGAGTCTTTAACGTTCACGGCTTCACACTGCAGCCCCGATCATGAATGTTTTTTAATCCATTGTTTTGTTTCCACACTCGTCGACTGGCTGATTAAGGACGTCTGTGCTGAAAATactcagaaaaaaaatatttactgtttttttatttcttttattgatttttaaaacaATACCTGCACAAAGCTGTAAAATTTCtcctatttttgcatatttgtcacacagaAGTTTCAaatcaaactacttttaatatcaGACAGACTGAAAAAATCATTCCAACCTTCTGAGACCGCATTCCAACAGAAGAACATCGTACCAGGGTTTTTAATCACACACGACTCCTacatacaggagcagccgaaagaagaaaagaaatctcattttttatgtttttttaggtttgacagggcagtggtagctcagtagtaAAGGTACTagatcaaaaggtcactggtttaagccccaccactgccaagctgccactgtgtactttggtgtcctgcacagaaaactgaagctgaacgTTTTAAAGTTTATGTTCCACTAATTCAGTCACTGTATAAGATCAgctgttaatattaataaaatcccAAGAATAAAACTGagcattttatcttttttatcacTCATGTCATGATATGATTCCAGTAGTTTTCAGCAGTGTTGGACTTTGCCTCATTATGACGTCCACACACTTTATTATTCCAACCGCAGTGAGGGTCACAAGAACCTCGGTAAACTAACACAGAGCTCCACAATCCAACCACCACAAAGGTAAGTGAAGATTTACCACAGAGATCAGCTTCTAAAATCaaaactttgtgtttttaaagctcTACAGGTTTAATAATGGagattatttactgttttaagtttacttacttacatcaGACAGATTCTATGTAGTCAAGAGATATGATTAGCTGCAAAATGTACAGTTTCATGTTAAATTTTTcccttttatttaagttttttgtgTTGATTCTGTCACTTAttggaaataaaaacaaataaaaagtatgtggacgcctgaaacTAATTATTGACGTTTTTGTTTGGCTTTCTGTAACATTAGTGTGACAAAAATAATGACCAGAGCATGAGAGCAAGTTTAAATAAACCAAGATTTGTTAATTAgatttaaaaatagtaaaactttaaagtaaaataaccCACACCCACGAACTACAGGAAACCTACAGAGAACTTCACACGTGTCTGAAGAGGCAGCGCTGTGTGTAACCGGCAGAGGCCGCCAAATTGCACAGAATTCAATCCTAACTGACACCCTGTGAAGAATCACCTCTATTCTACCTCAGTTCAGTGAAACAACGATTATTTCCATTTTTAAAACTTGCGTGCAATTAaaaaagtccaaagacaagatttttatataataaatttttattgtttttatgtacCATGGATTCATGgaaagtttagttttattaattttttttctcgttATGTGCAGGATCCAGACTGACGAAGCTATGGGTGCAATAAGTAAGTTcagaaatattataaatattataaataataaaactgagGGGTTCTGCCATGGCTCAAAACTTCTAAACTTTATTCAGAATtgccagtcagttaaaaaaaaacatttctcaaagcaagattgcaaataatgtgGGTCATTCACCATCTaccctacataatattgtaaaaagattcagggaactCACAATCTCAGTCGATGTAGGGCAAGGCTGGAAGCCACTTTTAAATGTACGAGACTTTCATGCCCTCAGATATTGCATGAGAAACAGTCAGTTACTGTTTGCTTTagtcaattaaaaataaatgttttatattgatGGTTTTTCACTATCCAATTTGAAACAGATCTCAGGTCTGTATCCACCACTGCCAAACTGGAAGAATGGGTCTCTGATCCCAGAATCAGCCAAAACCTGATTGATGACCTGAAGGAGAAGCTCGCTCAGGGTATAATGGAGGGTCTGGAGGATTATCTGAAAGACATGAAGCTGAAAAAGAgtctgtgggtgtgttcgaaaacctagggagctgccttgctgtcttactgtctacataggcagctgacttagtagagagtattctaataagtcagtgacttaaaaggcaggttattcgaacgcactacttagatagcgataacatcgggtttagcatttcacgtttagcatttagcatcttgccattaaaaccaataaactgaggtagcacagcacgctaacgtcaataacatctcccttcatgtaccgataacggttaaatttcctgacaagcccgaacttgcaaataaaaacactcggtacaagtttatacaagttaaaaatcagtaatattttatttacgtttgaaaataactccattcgtttctccgccccgtcagccatgaatgctgggattgtcttgatcactaaggcagcgtcggagctcactcgttcttgagccaaaataacattgaaataataagatgcctcagaagtgaggattttaaggcatctaggatttcgaacagcctccttctcgggagcgcgcacaggatgacgtaaaatgctgcctatgtagacagcacactagcttttcgaacacaccctgtgTCTCACTGCTGATGACATGGATAAGATTAGAAACAACGATGAACTTGGGTGGTTCCTTGATGTGATGAACGGTACTAAATTCCCTTTAGGTTTACTGGATTTGTTTTTTCAGAAGGACACAGACCTACCGAATCATTTACAGGTGTGTGAGGtgggagaataataataataatactttaaatttatatagcgcctttcaagatacccaaggtcgctttacatcGAACAATAAACAGTTCAGTGAGGTACAAAAGAAAACATAGTTAATTGAAGAGATGGGTTTTTAACAGAGATGTAAATTGTGGAAGTGAAGAGACAGAGCGAAGAGAAGAAGGGAGAGCGTTCCACAGAGTGGGGGCAGCCACACTAAATGATCTGCCACCCAAGGTTGACAGCCTAAATCTAGGTGTGGCCAGCAGGCCAGCATTGGAGGACCTGAGTGAACGCCTGGGTTTGTAAGGTGTCAGCAGATGGTAGAGGTAGACCGGGGCAAGTCCATGAAGGGCTTTAAAAGTAAGGAGTAGTATTTTAAATTGGAGGCGTTTATGCACAGGGAGCCAatgcaattgctccaaaaccggGGTGATATGGTCGTGTTTTCGAGTGGATGTGAGGATCCTGGCCGCAGCATTTTGAATAAGTTGTAGAGGGCGTATCGACTTGTTAGGAAGACCATAGAGCAGTGAGTTGCAATAGTCCAGCCGAGAAGTAACAAAAGCATGGACCAAAAGCTCTGCTGTCTGAGGTGAAATCATGGGGCGAAGACGAGAATTGTTACGTAGGTGGAAGTAAGCAGACTTTGTGATGGAGCGGATGTAGGGCTGAAAAGTTAGGAGAGGGTCGACTGTCACACCAAGGTTCCGTGCAGTAGCAGCAGGAAAAACAGAGGTGTTCCCAATGAGAAGAACAGGGCAAGAGAAAGAGGAAAGTGCAGCTTTCGAGCCAATATACAGAAGCTCAGTTTTATCAGTATTTAATTGAAGATAATTCACCCGCAGCCATAGGATGAGATCTTGAAGACACCTGGAGAGAGCAGTAGGAGGAAAGGGATCAGAGGGCCTAAGGCTAAGATAAATCTGTGTGTCGTCCGTGTAGCAGTGGAATTTTAACCCGTGATTTCGGAAAATTTCACCCAGGGGAGAGATGTATAGAATAAATAGCAATGGTCCAAGGACCGAGCCCTGCGGCACACCCTGATGTATGTATGCATTATTTGAGACATGGCACCCTAGCTGCACAAAATGTTGCCTGTCAGAGAGGTATGATTTAAACCATGCAAGTGGCAGGCCGGAAAGACCAATATTGGACAGTCTGGACAGAAGAATAGTGTGGTTTATAGTATCAAATGCGGCAGTGAGTTCGAGAAGTAGAAGCATAGAGACCAGCCTTTTGTCAGCGAACAGAAGGAGGTCATTTAAAACGCAAAGCAATGCAGTCTCTGTACTATGATATGGACGGAAACCAGATTGAAAATCTTCGAGCAGGTGATTAGAATTTAAGAAATCAAGCAGCTGGGATGCCACGACTCTTTCGACTGCAGCGAGTTTCCATGATGGAGGAACATAGCCAGAAGAAAGTGATAAATTGACCATGTGACAGATAGGGGCAGCAAAAGCAGGCACAGAGGACTGAAGGAGGAAGGTAGGGATTGGGTCTAGACGGGCGGATGTGGTAGACTTTGACTTAGTGATGATTTGTGAAACTTCAGCAAAATCAACTGGTAGGAACAAAGAGAAAAGTTCAGAACCAGGCACCAGCGAAAGATGGGATGGGGCATATGCAGGTGCACCCTGAAGCCCCCTATAGATAGTTGACACCTTGTCACTAAAAAAGTTAAGGAAGGCCTCACACAAACCAGGGGAAGGGACAACTGGGTCACTGGGGGGGCATACTAGTTTTTTGACTGTGGTGAACAGCCGTTTAGGATTTTGACCagcttttttaaacacctcagtgtagTACAAACAGCGAGCTTTATTTAGGGCCGCTTTATAATCGGCCACGTGGTCcgtaaatgccaaaaaatgaaCCGTGAGGCCAGATTTCTTATAACGCCGCTCTAGGCGCCGACCCAACGTTTTGAGGGCACGAAGCTCGCCGTTGAACCAGGGTGCAGAATGAGAGGAAGGCACAAACCGGGACTTAATCGGTGCCAGGGTGTCAAAAATCCTTGCCAGTGTTGTGTTGTATGATAGTGTAGCCTCATCGAGAGAGTGAAGTAAACAGATGTCATTGAAATGAGACACACTAAGAAGAGTAGACAGGGAAGAGGGATCAGCAGCAGAGAGATTTCAGTATGAACGTAGCAGTTTGGGATGAGACTTGGGAACGGGTAAGGAGGCACAGAAGGAAATAAAGAGGTGATCAGATAGGCCGGTAGAGTGCCCAGAGAATTTACTGACAATCCCATTATTAGAACAGATGACATCTAGAATATGACCATATTTGTGagttggaaaataaataaaaagttggaGAAGAACCCTCAGCCAGTAGTTCTGCACCTTCAGCTCTGAACAAGGACAATGAAAAGCTTAGAAGAAAGGAAACACAGCACCGAGTTCTTCTGGATTGGGCAATGAAACTATGTGATGGGAGTGAGAAAGAGTTAAGCAAGGTTCTTGAGAACATCTCAATAAGAAATGTGGTAGAACACAGTGAGTACCCATTTCTTGTAGCAGAAAAAGTCATGGTGTACAACGAACCACTAACTGAAGAACAAAAAAACCTCATGAAGTACAATAAAGTAGAAattgacaaacaaaaaaatcctgGTCATCACTGATGAAAAGAGAAACTCGGTCAAAATGATGAATCTGATTAATTATCAGATGTTTTTGTGTGACATTGACACAACAATCATGTTAAGGCCCGAAGAACCTAAAGAGCAGCACATCAAGTATAACGAGACTCTGGTTCCTACCAATCTGTGTCTGAGGTGCATTTTAG
The sequence above is drawn from the Trichomycterus rosablanca isolate fTriRos1 chromosome 9, fTriRos1.hap1, whole genome shotgun sequence genome and encodes:
- the LOC134320301 gene encoding uncharacterized protein LOC134320301 isoform X1, which codes for MASPAERFLKVHRSEIVGRVKSVNGLADCLLEKEVISKEALNEISSQKPEEEQMRTVYKHLNSSKAYELTLEWLKRHESHVMEDLAEKTETPEPSHSREKRQRIQNHEAMDETDCDLQTSPDLKTLSTMAKLDDWVSDPKISEKLVNDLKEKLAQGEMEGLEDYLKDIKLKKSLCLTAKEINEIRQRKDLRSFLTDVKGAKFPKNTLDHFFEKVRSKASTAKKKPEQYSNYDDSINHNADDLNSSGYGSSCSSSFNSRVFPHTVFPNEDVFICEGVTDVSHTHNMEVTDYESKSADLDFKADVPHPTENADQIQQAVRSSGGTRELKEKQEMDDTDCPPQTSSQNLF
- the LOC134320301 gene encoding uncharacterized protein LOC134320301 isoform X2, with the translated sequence MASPAERFLKVHRSEIVGRVKSVNGLADCLLEKEVISKEALNEISSQKPEEEQMRTVYKHLNSSKAYELTLEWLKRHESHVMEDLEKTETPEPSHSREKRQRIQNHEAMDETDCDLQTSPDLKTLSTMAKLDDWVSDPKISEKLVNDLKEKLAQGEMEGLEDYLKDIKLKKSLCLTAKEINEIRQRKDLRSFLTDVKGAKFPKNTLDHFFEKVRSKASTAKKKPEQYSNYDDSINHNADDLNSSGYGSSCSSSFNSRVFPHTVFPNEDVFICEGVTDVSHTHNMEVTDYESKSADLDFKADVPHPTENADQIQQAVRSSGGTRELKEKQEMDDTDCPPQTSSQNLF